Proteins from a single region of Corylus avellana chromosome ca11, CavTom2PMs-1.0:
- the LOC132164890 gene encoding uncharacterized protein LOC132164890 isoform X1, with translation MFVSKLSRRLGVWILKELPTGKSAVINRARCVQRPYTQYLRPPSERNTKTKLFREAIFQKQHNFSTTTADNAFVETISVTFVDKDGEEKHIKVPIGMSMLEAAHENDIELEGACEGSLACSTCHVIVMDMEHYNKLEEPTDEENDMLDLAFGLTETSRLGCQVIAKPELDGIRLAIPAATRNFAVDGYVPKPH, from the exons ATGTTCGTTTCTAAACTTTCAAGACGACTTGGAGTTTGGATCCTAAAAGAGCTTCCGACAG GAAAATCTGCAGTCATAAATAGAGCAAGATGTGTACAAAGGCCTTACACCCAATATTTGCGACCACCG TCTGAACGAAATACAAAAACTAAGCTATTCCGGGAAGCCATATTTCAGAAGCAACATAATTTTTCTACCACTACTGCTGACAATGCGTTTGTGGAAAC GATATCCGTCACATTTGTTGACAAGGATGGAGAGGAAAAGCACATCAAGGTCCCTATTGGAATGTCTATGTTAGAGGCTGCTCATGAAAATGATATAGAACTTGAAG GAGCATGTGAAGGATCGCTTGCCTGTTCAACTTGTCATGTGATTGTGATG GACATGGAGCACTACAATAAGTTAGAAGAACCTACTGACGAAGAAAATGACATGCTGGATCTTGCCTTTGGGCTTACAGAAAC ATCTCGTCTGGGTTGTCAAGTGATTGCAAAGCCTGAACTTGATGGAATTCGTTTAGCTATTCCCGCTGCCACACGGAATTTTGCAGTTGATGGTTATGTACCAAAACCTCACTAG
- the LOC132166495 gene encoding putative pectinesterase 63, producing MHTQDTPPEGKKIENPRAMALKLTHFAATASFLATLLVLRLLPTVVSVPVTVPSETSKLESWIKSNMREFNDVSASKSIDNALLIAENKANVRVIKVKKDGTGDFKTITDAVKSVPSGNTKRVIIKIGGGEYREMVKVDRSKPFITFYGEPGNMPIISYDGTAKKFGTWYCATVTVESNYFVAVNIAFVNSAPAPDPRKNDQQAVAMRISGDKAAFHNCKFIGFQDTLCDDMGRHFFRDCYIQGTVDFIFGNGKSVYLGTTINSVAKGLGVITAQGRQNVDDNSGFVFLHCKILGTGDTYLGRAWRKTPRVVFAYTDMGTLIDKQGWSNIASGQTQKDMYYGEYKCKGPGSTPAGRVKYAKTLSDAEAEPFLSMTFIQGNKWLLAPPRL from the exons AGACACACCTCCCGAAGGCAAAAAGATCGAGAATCCAAGAGCAATGGCTTTGAAACTGACGCATTTTGCCGCCACGGCGTCGTTTCTAGCCACCCTGCTCGTTCTCCGACTCCTCCCAACGGTTGTGTCCGTCCCGGTCACGGTTCCATCGGAAACATCAAAGCTGGAGTCGTGGATTAAGAGCAATATGAGAGAGTTCAACGACGTCTCAGCATCCAAGTCTATAGACAATGCCCTCCTCATTGCGGAGAACAAGGCTAACGTCAGGGTGATCAAGGTCAAAAAAGACGGTACCGGAGACTTCAAGACGATCACCGACGCGGTCAAGAGCGTCCCTTCAGGAAATACAAAGCGAGTGATTATAAAGATTGGTGGGGGTGAATACAGGGAGATGGTCAAAGTTGACAGATCCAAGCCGTTCATCACGTTTTATGGGGAACCGGGAAACATGCCCATAATATCATACGACGGCACAGCCAAGAAATTCGGCACTTGGTACTGCGCCACTGTGACCGTCGAGTCTAACTACTTCGTTGCCGTTAATATTGCATTTGTG AATTCAGCTCCGGCTCCAGATCCTCGAAAGAATGATCAACAGGCGGTGGCAATGAGGATATCAGGGGATAAGGCAGCATTTCACAATTGCAAGTTCATAGGGTTCCAAGATACCTTATGCGATGATATGGGCAGGCATTTCTTTAGAGACTGCTACATCCAAGGCACCGTTGATTTCATCTTTGGAAATGGCAAATCCGTCTACTTG GGCACCACAATAAATTCGGTTGCAAAGGGATTGGGGGTGATAACAGCACAAGGAAGGCAAAACGTTGATGATAACAGCGGATTCGTATTCCTCCATTGCAAGATACTGGGAACAGGCGATACATACCTTGGTAGGGCATGGAGGAAGACGCCAAGGGTGGTGTTTGCTTATACTGACATGGGTACTCTCATCGACAAGCAAGGCTGGTCTAATATTGCAAGCGGCCAGACTCAAAA GGACATGTATTATGGAGAGTACAAGTGCAAAGGACCCGGATCAACCCCAGCTGGTCGCGTCAAATACGCAAAGACTCTATCTGATGCAGAAGCAGAGCCTTTCTTGAGCATGACTTTTATCCAAGGAAACAAGTGGCTTCTCGCTCCTCCCCGTCTCTAA
- the LOC132165720 gene encoding probable histone H2A.5, which produces MESGKSASRGAGGRKGGERKKSVTKSVKAGLQFPVGRLARFLKKGRYSQRTGTGAPVYLAAVLEYLAAEVLELAGNAARDNKKNRINPRHVLLAVRNDEELGKLLQGVTIASGGVLPNINPVLLPKKIASSDAEKGPKASKSPKKA; this is translated from the exons ATGGAGTCCGGAAAGTCGGCGTCGAGGGGAGCCGGAGGAAGGAAAGGCGGTGAGAGGAAGAAGTCGGTGACGAAGTCGGTCAAGGCGGGGCTTCAATTCCCTGTTGGTCGGCTCGCCCGGTTCCTGAAAAAGGGTCGCTACTCTCAGAGAACCGGCACCGGAGCTCCCGTCTATCTCGCCGCCGTTCTCGAATATCTCGCTGCTGAG GTGCTGGAGCTGGCGGGGAATGCGGCACGTGATAACAAGAAGAACAGGATCAACCCGAGGCACGTGCTGTTGGCCGTGAGGAACGACGAGGAGCTAGGTAAACTGCTCCAAGGTGTTACCATTGCCAGCGGCGGAGTTCTGCCCAACATAAACCCCGTTTTGCTGCCCAAGAAGATCGCTTCTTCTGATGCTGAGAAGGGCCCCAAGGCCTCCAAGTCTCCCAAAAAAGCCTAA
- the LOC132165368 gene encoding uncharacterized protein LOC132165368, which yields MEGLQKLIPKVSKETKLGSSSSSPLSETPYLSGGRGGGGGGVSAALSSSSDPSHVLVTRAPRQMISLWTCSKLCAISFVVGVVFGYTLKRRVQRWASKLLKRLKDN from the exons ATGGAGGGGTTACAGAAATTGATTCCTAAAGTCTCAAAGGAGACGAAGTTAGGCTCTTCCAGCTCTTCTCCTTTATCCGAGACTCCCTATTTGAGTGGCGGTagagggggaggaggaggaggagtttCTGCcgctttatcttcttcttctgatcCGTCTCATGTTTTGGTCACCAGGGCTCCTAG ACAAATGATATCATTGTGGACTTGCTCAAAGCTTTGTGCTATTTCCTTTGTTGTTGGGGTTGTATTCGGGTACACACTGAAGCGACGTGTTCAACGCTGGGCTTCCAAACTTCTCAAGAGATTGAAAGATAATTGA
- the LOC132165369 gene encoding respiratory burst oxidase homolog protein E, with product MRLSSSSFGRCSSRRSNCSRAFEQFEDSEDDSGEHGIGGAMLPIFLNDLRRNDDQDTVEVTLELEEDSIVVCSVTPTTTAATGEVEPEGFLARSLSVTSRIRRKFPWLKSQSSSRTSASDTEERNTISARDARKIRAGLQRTRSSAQQALKGLRFISKSTAKGASHADELCRNVEARFDSLAKDGLLAREDFGECIGMGKESKEFAVGIFDALARRRRQNVGRITKEELRDFWLQISDQSFDARLQIFFDMADSNEDGRITREEVQELIMLSASANKLSKLKEQAEEYASLIMEELDPENLGYIELWQLETLLLQRDNYMNNSRPLSIASVGWSQNLSSLTPKNVMRRVSGSIRCLILENWRRGWILLLWLIAMAGLFIWKFIQYRNRAAFHVLGYCLPTAKGAAETLKLNMALVLVPVCRNTLTWLRSTRARAFVPFDDNINFHKVIACAIVIGVFVHAGTHLACDFPRLINSTPEEFALISSDFGNKKPTYKDLLRGVEGVTGISMVVLMAVSFTLATPQFRKNVVRLPAPFNRLTGFNAFWYSHHLLGLVYILVLVHGTFLFFSHRWYQKTTWMYVSVPLLLYIAERSVRTCRSEHYSVKILKISVLPGNVFCLIMSKPPGFKYTSGQYIFLQCPKISQFEWHPFSITSAPGDDYLSVHIRTVGDWTQELKRIFTEVEGLPSIIGRAKFSVFGQVAQRGQPRLFVDGPYGAPAQDYKNYDVLLLVGLGIGATPFISILRDLLNNTRTEEPLDSNTDTTISVDSFNSFTSSNLTPGGRKKCQRIKNAHFYWVTRETGSFEWFKGVMDEVAEMDHKGQIELHNYLTSVYEEHDARSTLITMVQALNHAKHGVDILSGTRVRTHFARPNWKEVFTKIASKYPYATVGVFYCGMPVLAKELKKLSYELTRKTSTRFEFHKEYF from the exons ATGAGGTTGTCGTCGTCGTCTTTTGGAAGATGCAGTTCGAGGCGGTCCAATTGTAGCCGCGCATTCGAACAATTTGAAGACAGTGAAGACGACTCCGGCGAACATGGAATCGGCGGGGCAATGCTGCCGATATTTCTCAACGACCTGAGACGGAACGATGACCAGGACACAGTCGAAGTCACGCTGGAGCTCGAGGAAGACTCCATTGTCGTCTGCAGCGTCACGCCGACGACGACCGCCGCGACCGGAGAGGTAGAGCCGGAAGGATTTTTGGCGAGGAGCCTCTCCGTGACGTCGAGAATCCGGCGGAAATTCCCGTGGCTGAAATCGCAGTCGAGCTCGCGGACGTCGGCGTCGGACACGGAGGAGCGCAACACGATATCAGCCCGCGACGCTCGCAAAATCAGAGCGGGACTTCAACGGAcgagatcgagcgcacagcaAGCGCTCAAAGGTCTGAGATTCATCAGCAAAAGCACCGCCAAGGGAGCTTCCCACGCCGACGAGTTGTGCAGAAATGTGGAGGCCAGGTTCGACTCGCTCGCCAAGGATGGCTTGCTTGCTCGAGAAGACTTCGGTGAATGCATAG GGATGGGGAAGGAGTCGAAGGAGTTTGCGGTGGGGATATTCGACGCGTTGGCGCGGAGGAGGAGACAGAATGTAGGGAGGATCACAAAAGAAGAGCTTCGTGACTTCTGGCTCCAGATTTCGGACCAGAGCTTTGACGCTCGCCTTCAGATCTTCTTCGACAT gGCGGATAGCAACGAGGATGGAAGAATTACGAGGGAGGAAGTGCAAGAG CTTATAATGCTCAGCGCATCTGCAAACAAGCTATCGAAGCTAAAAGAACAGGCTGAAGAATATGCTTCATTGATTATGGAAGAACTAGATCCAGAAAACCTTGGATATATTGAG TTATGGCAATTAGAAACACTTCTTCTACAAAGAGACAATTACATGAATAACAGCAGACCACTGAGCATAGCAAGTGTAGGGTGGAGTCAGAACCTGAGTTCCTTGACGCCTAAGAATGTGATGCGAAGAGTAAGCGGATCAATCCGGTGTCTGATACTAGAGAATTGGCGGAGGGGTTGGATTTTATTGTTGTGGTTGATTGCCATGGCAGGCCTTTTCATCTGGAAATTCATCCAATACAGAAATAGGGCAGCATTTCACGTCCTGGGTTATTGCTTGCCAACGGCCAAAGGGGCTGCAGAGACTCTCAAGCTCAACATGGCTCTAGTCCTCGTACCCGTTTGTCGAAACACGCTGACATGGCTTCGGTCCACAAGAGCCAGGGCCTTTGTCCCCTTTGACGACAATATTAATTTCCACAAG GTGATTGCATGTGCTATAGTCATTGGAGTGTTCGTTCACGCGGGAACCCATCTGGCATGCGACTTTCCTCGCCTTATAAACTCAACTCCAGAAGAATTTGCCTTGATATCTTCCGATTTCGGAAACAAAAAGCCCACGTACAAAGACCTATTGAGGGGCGTTGAAGGCGTGACTGGGATTTCCATGGTGGTTTTAATGGCCGTTTCATTCACTCTAGCAACACCTCAGTTCAGGAAAAATGTGGTGAGGCTGCCTGCACCGTTCAACAGATTGACGGGCTTCAATGCATTTTGGTACTCCCATCACCTTCTGGGGCTCGTCTACATTTTGGTACTTGTTCATGGAACCTTCTTGTTCTTTAGCCACCGGTGGTATCAGAAAACG ACATGGATGTACGTCTCTGTTCCATTACTGCTCTACATAGCAGAGCGGAGTGTGCGAACGTGTAGATCAGAGCATTATTCAGTTAAAATATTGAAG ATTTCAGTACTACCAGgaaatgttttttgtttaatcatgTCCAAGCCTCCGGGATTCAAGTACACAAGCGGGCAGTACATATTTCTGCAATGCccaaaaatctctcaatttgaatg GCATCCATTTTCGATAACTTCAGCGCCAGGAGATGATTACCTAAGTGTTCACATCCGGACTGTAGGAGACTGGACGCAAGAATTGAAGCGAATTTTCACTGAGGTTGAGGGTTTACCATCTATCATTGGTCGAGCCAAATTTAGTGTATTCGGGCAAGTGGCTCAGAGAGG CCAACCCAGATTGTTTGTTGATGGCCCATATGGAGCTCCAGCGCAGGACTATAAAAATTATGATGTCTTGCTACTAGTTGGACTTGGAATTGGGGCTACCCCTTTTATAAGCATCCTTAGAGATCTTCTAAACAATACAAGAACAGAAGAACCACTG GATTCGAACACAGATACCACCATATCAGTTGACAGCTTCAATAGTTTTACATCTTCAAATTTGACACCGGGTGGAAGGAAGAAGTGCCAGAGAATTAAAAATGCTCATTTCTACTGGGTTACCAGAGAGACCGGGTCCTTTGAATGGTTTAAAGGAGTAATGGACGAAGTAGCAGAAATGGATCACAAA ggTCAAATTGAGCTTCACAACTACCTTACAAGTGTATATGAAGAGCACGATGCAAGGTCAACATTGATCACAATGGTTCAAGCTCTCAACCATGCCAAACATGGGGTTGACATCCTATCAGGAACCCGA GTCAGGACGCACTTTGCTAGGCCTAATTGGAAAGAGGTGTTTACTAAAATAGCTTCAAAGTATCCATATGCAACAGTAG GGGTTTTCTACTGTGGGATGCCAGTTTTGGCAAAGGAGCTGAAGAAGCTATCTTACGAGCTGACTCGCAAGACCTCCACACGCTTCGAGTTTCACAAGGAGTATTTTTGA
- the LOC132166743 gene encoding probable flavin-containing monooxygenase 1 produces the protein MAPVVSKIAIIGAGVSGLAAAKQLAHHNPIVFEATDSIGGVWRHCSYNSTKLQSYRCDYEFSDFPWPERDNNTFPSHTEILDYLQSYAEHFDVLKCVRFNTKVVEIRFVGDREAAADFTGKPGNLLPGHPVWEVAVQTNHSETIQWYAFEFIVVCIGKYGDLPKFPEFPRNRGPEIFQGQVLHSIDYCKLDKEAASKLLEGKKVAVIGYKKSAIDLALECAEANQGPNGQPCTMVVRTLHWTVPHYRVWGLPFYLFYSTRLSQFLHARPNQSFLRALLCLLLSPMRRGVSKFIESYLLWKLPLQKYGLRPDHPFEEDYASCQMAIMPENFFPEADKGKIVFKKASKWWFSKEGIEFDDDTKLEADVVILATGFDGKKKLKTILPEPFRSLLEYPSGVMNLYRGTIHPLIPNMAFVGYIESVANLHSSELRSIWLARLVDDKFKLPSVEKMIQQTTQEIEISKRTTRFYKRHCISTFSINHGDEICEEMGWNSWRKKNWFSEAFSPYCGEDYKEN, from the exons atggCTCCCGTCGTCTCAAAAATTGCCATAATCGGAGCTGGCGTGAGCGGCTTAGCGGCCGCTAAACAGCTAGCCCACCACAACCCCATTGTTTTTGAAGCCACCGACTCCATTGGAGGAGTCTGGAGGCACTGTTCATACAACTCCACAAAGCTTCAGTCCTATCGCTGTGATTATGAGTTTTCCGATTTCCCTTGGCCTGAAAGGGACAACAACACTTTTCCGTCCCATACGGAGATATTGGACTACTTGCAATCCTATGCTGAGCACTTTGATGTGCTCAAATGCGTCCGGTTCAACACAAAGGTAGTGGAGATCAGGTTTGTTGGTGACCGGGAAGCAGCTGCTGATTTCACCGGCAAACCGGGGAATCTGTTGCCCGGACACCCTGTTTGGGAGGTTGCTGTGCAAACCAACCATTCAGAAACTATTCAG TGGTACGCCTTCGAGTTTATTGTGGTTTGCATTGGAAAATACGGGGATTTACCAAAATTTCCGGAATTTCCACGCAACAGAGGCCCTGAGATATTTCAGGGCCAGGTTTTGCATTCCATTGATTACTGTAAACTTGACAAGGAAGCTGCTTCAAAACTACTTGAGGGGAAGAAGGTTGCAGTCATTGGCTACAAGAAATCAGCAATTGATTTAGCACTGGAGTGCGCAGAGGCCAACCAAG GACCAAATGGACAACCATGCACCATGGTGGTAAGGACTTTGCACTGGACGGTTCCCCATTACAGGGTTTGGGGTTTGCCATTCTACTTGTTCTACTCAACAAGGTTGTCTCAGTTCCTACATGCAAGACCAAACCAAAGCTTTCTCAGGGCCCTTCTTTGCCTTCTTTTATCTCCCATG AGGCGTGGAGTGTCAAAATTTATCGAGTCCTATTTGCTATGGAAACTTCCTCTGCAGAAGTATGGATTAAGACCAGACCACCCTTTTGAGGAAGACTATGCATCATGTCAGATGGCTATTATGCCAGAAAATTTCTTCCCTGAAGCTGATAAGGGGAAGATTGTCTTCAAAAAAGCATCAAAGTGGTGGTTTTCAAAGGAAGGAATTGAATTCGATGATGACACTAAACTGGAGGCTGATGTTGTGATTCTTGCAACTGGTTTTGATGGGAAGAAAAAGCTCAAAACCATCTTACCAGAGCCTTTTCGTAGTTTGCTAGAATATCCTTCTGGGGTCATGAATTTGTAcag GGGTACAATCCATCCATTGATTCCAAACATGGCTTTTGTGGGTTACATAGAAAGTGTCGCAAACCTTCACTCTTCGGAGCTGCGTTCCATATGGCTAGCTCGTCTTGTAGATGACAAATTCAAGCTCCCAAGTGTTGAGAAGATGATTCAGCAGACTACTCAAGAGATTGAAATATCAAAGAGAACCACTAGGTTCTATAAAAGGCATTGCATTTCAACTTTTAGCATCAATCACGGTGATGAAATATGTGAAGAGATGGGATGGAATTCTTGGAGGAAGAAGAACTGGTTTTCAGAAGCATTTAGCCCCTATTGTGGTGAAGACTACAAGGAAAATTGA
- the LOC132164890 gene encoding uncharacterized protein LOC132164890 isoform X2, which yields MFVSKLSRRLGVWILKELPTVINRARCVQRPYTQYLRPPSERNTKTKLFREAIFQKQHNFSTTTADNAFVETISVTFVDKDGEEKHIKVPIGMSMLEAAHENDIELEGACEGSLACSTCHVIVMDMEHYNKLEEPTDEENDMLDLAFGLTETSRLGCQVIAKPELDGIRLAIPAATRNFAVDGYVPKPH from the exons ATGTTCGTTTCTAAACTTTCAAGACGACTTGGAGTTTGGATCCTAAAAGAGCTTCCGACAG TCATAAATAGAGCAAGATGTGTACAAAGGCCTTACACCCAATATTTGCGACCACCG TCTGAACGAAATACAAAAACTAAGCTATTCCGGGAAGCCATATTTCAGAAGCAACATAATTTTTCTACCACTACTGCTGACAATGCGTTTGTGGAAAC GATATCCGTCACATTTGTTGACAAGGATGGAGAGGAAAAGCACATCAAGGTCCCTATTGGAATGTCTATGTTAGAGGCTGCTCATGAAAATGATATAGAACTTGAAG GAGCATGTGAAGGATCGCTTGCCTGTTCAACTTGTCATGTGATTGTGATG GACATGGAGCACTACAATAAGTTAGAAGAACCTACTGACGAAGAAAATGACATGCTGGATCTTGCCTTTGGGCTTACAGAAAC ATCTCGTCTGGGTTGTCAAGTGATTGCAAAGCCTGAACTTGATGGAATTCGTTTAGCTATTCCCGCTGCCACACGGAATTTTGCAGTTGATGGTTATGTACCAAAACCTCACTAG
- the LOC132166480 gene encoding auxin-responsive protein SAUR50, whose amino-acid sequence MDDNGGSKATGIRQIAKLKEILQKWQSVTLGPRPSSPPPDAPHQNHGGGISPAVNRRLTNVMCCDSDEDSCHSPEPPIDVPKGYLAVYVGPELRRFIIPTSYLSHSLFKLLLEKAEEEFGFDHSGGLTIPCEIETFKYLLKCMENHHKADHPHGSSAGDSLTVEE is encoded by the exons ATGGATGACAATGGTGGCAGCAAGGCGACAGGAATCCGGCAGATTGCTAAGCTAAAGGAAATCCTCCAGAAGTGGCAGTCTGTCACTCTTGGACCAAGGCCGAGCAGTCCGCCACCCGATgcacctcatcaaaatcatggAGGGGGCATTTCACCGGCAGTAAATAGGAGGCTAACCAATGTTATGTGTTGTGATTCGGACGAGGACAGCTGCCATAGCCCTGAACCACCAATCGACGTCCCCAAAGGCTATTTGGCTGTTTATGTTGGGCCGGAGCTCCGGAGGTTTATCATTCCGACTAGCTATCTCAGCCACTCCCTGTTTAAATTGTTGCTGGAAAAGGCTGAGGAAGAGTTTGGGTTTGACCACAGTGGCGGGCTCACGATCCCATGCGAGATTGAGACCTTCAAGTACCTTCTCAAGTGCATGGAGAACCATCACAAGGCTGATCATCCTCATGGCAGTTCAG CTGGAGATTCATTAACTGTTGAAGAGTAA
- the LOC132165984 gene encoding peroxiredoxin Q, chloroplastic, translated as MASLTLPNHSLPSLLHTQSPRHPLSHNLPFLSKSSQSQFYGLKVSYSSSLSIPSSSSAKGSIFAKVNKGTVPPSFTLKDQDGRNVNLSKFKGKPVVVYFYPADETPGCTKQACAFRDSYEKFKKAGAEVVGISGDDPSSHKAFAKKYRLPFTLLSDEGNKVRKEWGVPSDLFGTLPGRQTYVLDKKGEVQLIYNNQFQPEKHVDETLKLLQSL; from the exons ATGGCTTCCCTCACTCTCCCAAACCACTCTCTCCCCTCTCTACTCCACACTCAATCTCCCAGACACCCATTGTCTCATAACCTCCCATTTCTCTCCAAATCATCCCAATCCCAGTTTTATGGCCTCAAAGTCTCTTATTCTTCCTCTTTGTCAATCCCATCTTCTTCCTCAGCCAAGGGCTCCATTTTTGCCAAG GTGAACAAAGGTACGGTCCCACCATCATTCACATTGAAAGATCAGGATGGAAGAAATGTGAACCTCTCTAAATTCAAAGGCAAGCCAGTGGTGGTCTATTTCTACCCTGCTGATGAGACCCCTGGCTGCACCAAACag GCTTGTGCTTTCAGGGATTCCTATGAGAAATTTAAGAAAGCAGGAGCAGAGGTTGTTGGGATTAGCGGTGATGATCCATCATCTCACAAG GCTTTTGCAAAGAAATATAGGCTTCCTTTCACTTTGCTGAGTGACGAGGGAAACAAGGTGAGGAAAGAGTGGGGAGTGCCATCAGATCTGTTCGGAACACTGCCTGGGAGACAGACCTATGTTCTTGACAAGAAAGGAGAGGTTCAACTCATCTACAACAACCAGTTCCAACCTGAAAAGCATGTTGATGAGACCTTGAAACTACTTCAAAGCCTTTGA